A stretch of the Phycodurus eques isolate BA_2022a chromosome 15, UOR_Pequ_1.1, whole genome shotgun sequence genome encodes the following:
- the tbc1d13 gene encoding TBC1 domain family member 13 isoform X1 — MWCMTSRSKDFIRMGVSVTRRIQDFKVALTEENINLKTLRELCFNGIPFEGGIRALCWKILLNYLPLDQTRWDSFLTKEREVYSHFLKEMIIQPGIAKANLGLSREDVTMEDHPLNPNPESRWNTYFKDNEILLQIDKDVRRLYPDMAFFQRPTDYPCQLILDPQNDYETLRRRVEQTTLKAQTVNRNRSGVTNVSSPGRSLNLYPSNEYEVLPNGSEAHWEVVERILFIYAKLNPGIAYVQGMNEIVGPIYYTFATDPNSQWKEHAEADTFFCFTNLMSENRDNFIKSLDDSQCGITYKMESVYSMLKEKDLELYLKLLEQNIKPQYFTFRWLTLLLSQEFLLPDVIRIWDSLFSDQDRFHFLILVCCAMLILIRANLLAGDFTANMRLLQDYPISDVHTILTKAKELQDNS; from the exons ATGTGGTGCATGACGAGCCGCTCGAAAgacttcatcaggatgggagtgagcGTTACCAGACG AATACAGGACTTCAAGGTAGCTTTGACAGAAGAAAACATAAACTTGAAAACACTAAGAGAGCTGTGCTTCAATG GAATTCCATTTGAAGGAGGCATACGGGCACTTTGCTGGAAG ATTCTTCTGAATTACCTTCCTCTTGATCAGACACGATGGGATTCCTTCCTCACAAAGGAAAG GGAGGTGTATTCCCACTTTCTGAAAGAAATGATCATCCAACCTGGCATTGCCAAAGCCAACTTGGGCCTATCCAGAGAAGACGTTACTATGGAAGACCAC ccTCTGAATCCAAATCCAGAGAGCAGGTGGAACACATACTTCAAAGATAATGAAATTCTACTTCAGATTGATAAGGATGTAAG GAGGCTGTATCCAGACATGGCCTTTTTTCAGCGTCCTACGGATTACCCTTGCCAACTTATCTTGGACCCTCAGAATGATTATGAGACATTGCGTCGGAGAGTGGAACAAACCACCTTGAAAGCACAAACTGTGAATCGTAACCGCAGTGGAGTAACCAAT GTCAGCTCCCCTGGAAGGTCTTTGAACCTGTATCCGTCGAATGAATACGAGGTGTTGCCCAATGGTAGTGAAGCACATTGGGAAGTGGTGGAGCGCATCCTCTTCATCTATGCCAAACTCAATCCTGGGATTGCTTATGTTCAGGGCATGAATGAAATTGTTGGTCCAATTTACTATACCTTTGCCACAGACCCCAACAGCCAATGGAAAG agCATGCAGAAGCAGATACATTCTTCTGTTTTACCAACCTAATGTCAGAAAACAGAGATAATTTCATCAAGAGCCTGGATGATTCCCAGTGTGGCATTACATACAAGATGGAGAGTGTGTACTCTATGCTCAAAGAAAAAGACCTGGAGCTCTATCTCAAGCTG CTAGAACAGAATATCAAGCCTCAGTACTTCACCTTCCGGTGGCTGACCCTGTTGTTATCACAGGAGTTCCTCCTGCCAGATGTCATCCGCATTTGGGATAGTCTGTTTTCCGACCAGGACCGCTTCCACTTCCTCATCCTGGTCTGCTGTGCCATGCTCAT actgATCCGGGCTAACCTCCTGGCAGGAGACTTCACAGCGAATATGAGATTATTACAG GATTACCCCATCTCAGATGTCCACACCATTCTGACTAAGGCCAAAGAGCTGCAAGACAACTCCTAA
- the tbc1d13 gene encoding TBC1 domain family member 13 isoform X3 yields MIIQPGIAKANLGLSREDVTMEDHPLNPNPESRWNTYFKDNEILLQIDKDVRRLYPDMAFFQRPTDYPCQLILDPQNDYETLRRRVEQTTLKAQTVNRNRSGVTNVSSPGRSLNLYPSNEYEVLPNGSEAHWEVVERILFIYAKLNPGIAYVQGMNEIVGPIYYTFATDPNSQWKEHAEADTFFCFTNLMSENRDNFIKSLDDSQCGITYKMESVYSMLKEKDLELYLKLLEQNIKPQYFTFRWLTLLLSQEFLLPDVIRIWDSLFSDQDRFHFLILVCCAMLILIRANLLAGDFTANMRLLQDYPISDVHTILTKAKELQDNS; encoded by the exons ATGATCATCCAACCTGGCATTGCCAAAGCCAACTTGGGCCTATCCAGAGAAGACGTTACTATGGAAGACCAC ccTCTGAATCCAAATCCAGAGAGCAGGTGGAACACATACTTCAAAGATAATGAAATTCTACTTCAGATTGATAAGGATGTAAG GAGGCTGTATCCAGACATGGCCTTTTTTCAGCGTCCTACGGATTACCCTTGCCAACTTATCTTGGACCCTCAGAATGATTATGAGACATTGCGTCGGAGAGTGGAACAAACCACCTTGAAAGCACAAACTGTGAATCGTAACCGCAGTGGAGTAACCAAT GTCAGCTCCCCTGGAAGGTCTTTGAACCTGTATCCGTCGAATGAATACGAGGTGTTGCCCAATGGTAGTGAAGCACATTGGGAAGTGGTGGAGCGCATCCTCTTCATCTATGCCAAACTCAATCCTGGGATTGCTTATGTTCAGGGCATGAATGAAATTGTTGGTCCAATTTACTATACCTTTGCCACAGACCCCAACAGCCAATGGAAAG agCATGCAGAAGCAGATACATTCTTCTGTTTTACCAACCTAATGTCAGAAAACAGAGATAATTTCATCAAGAGCCTGGATGATTCCCAGTGTGGCATTACATACAAGATGGAGAGTGTGTACTCTATGCTCAAAGAAAAAGACCTGGAGCTCTATCTCAAGCTG CTAGAACAGAATATCAAGCCTCAGTACTTCACCTTCCGGTGGCTGACCCTGTTGTTATCACAGGAGTTCCTCCTGCCAGATGTCATCCGCATTTGGGATAGTCTGTTTTCCGACCAGGACCGCTTCCACTTCCTCATCCTGGTCTGCTGTGCCATGCTCAT actgATCCGGGCTAACCTCCTGGCAGGAGACTTCACAGCGAATATGAGATTATTACAG GATTACCCCATCTCAGATGTCCACACCATTCTGACTAAGGCCAAAGAGCTGCAAGACAACTCCTAA
- the zer1 gene encoding protein zer-1 homolog: MAAKAGDNPDSLMTLATIFCLRNLRKTMCCQGLGEQLCLRSDIFLPSEICDKLVNVYMELVHTDSNFEREESFFQLFAEPWSTRLTRVQLKEDFVHDRDLEAIKKQDLIELHLTNCHSLSSRSLKTLTCFRETLVSLCVFGCSNIFYRDGADEAMDPISGEALETDFNFQGFNRLRLLNLGGLPDEMHAETLLKPLKSLTSLDLSHVQLRRTAFLTQWNERLASLVLYNVELSEELANTVVELVNLRHLDISRESRRTSKFKMTRKILTAIVQRLVNLVSLDISGHIMLDNCTVPHLEEAMGRPSNEPCKSSIYPFQELKRPLQFLGLYDTTLCHVTHIPAHKVTGSKNEDQVLNAIEAYTEFRPELAHRAINQLFDIARIQHCIQLLRALQLVIAALKCHKYDKSIQVTGSAALFYLTNTEYRSDQSVRLRQEVIQVVLNGMEQYQEVTVQRNCCLTLCNFSIPEELEFQYSRVNQLLLNILKPARQDESIQRIAVHLCNALVCQVDNHHKEAVGKMGFVKTMLNLIRKKLQDRMCDQVMEFSWSALWNITDETPDNCQMFLNCDGMSLFLDCLKEFPDKQELHRNMLGLLGNVAEVKALRPKLVTPQFISVFSNLLDSKADGIEVSYNACGVLSHIMFDGPELWSMEEPLRDTVMDKMWDAIQSWDVSSRRNINYRSFEPILRLLPQSIAPVSQHWATWALYNLVSVYPSKYCPLLIKEGGISLLERVLELESSQPETKDMAQKVMEQCENFKEDPMETNHAQEVNYGQRG, from the exons ATGGCAGCCAAAGCAGGAGACAACCCAGACAGCCTCATGACTCTGGCAACAATATTCTGCCTGAGGAACCTCAGAAAGACGATGTGCTGTCAGGGTTTGGGGGAACAGCTCTGCTTGCGCTCTGACATCTTTCTTCCCAGTGAAATATGTGACAAATTGGTCAATGT GTACATGGAGTTAGTTCATACAGACAGTAACTTTGAACGAGAGGAGAGCTTTTTCCAATTATTCGCAGAACCCTGGAGCACCAGACTTACCAGGGTGCAGCTGAAAGAAGACTTTGTCCACGACAGAGACCTCGAAGCTATCAAAAAACAG gacCTGATTGAGCTTCACCTCACCAACTGCCATAGTCTGTCATCCCGCAGCTTGAAAACCCTGACCTGCTTCCGTGAGACATTGGTCTCGCTTTGTGTCTTTGGCTGCAGCAACATATTCTATAGGGATGGTGCCGATGAAGCTATGGATCCTATTTCTGGGGAGGCATTAGAGACAGACTTTAACTTCCAGGGGTTCAACCGCCTGCGGTTGCTCAACCTGGGTGGCCTACCAGATGAGATGCATGCCGAGACCCTGCTCAAACCCTTGAAGTCGCTCACCTCGCTAGATCTGTCTCATGTACAGTTACGACGAACAGCTTTTCTAACTCAGTGGAACGAGAGACTGGCATCTCTTGTTCTCTACAATGTGGAACTTTCAGAGGAGTTGGCCAATACTGTGGTGGAACTCGTCAATCTCAG gcatcttgaCATCTCACGTGAGAGTCGGAGGACCTCCAAGTTTAAGATGACCAGGAAAATCCTGACTGCTATTGTTCAGCGACTGGTCAATCTGGTTTCACTGGACATCTCAGGTCACATCATGCTGGACAACTGCACAGTTCCACACTTAGAAGAAGCTATGGGTCGGCCAAG TAATGAGCCATGCAAGAGCAGCATCTACCCATTCCAAGAGCTCAAGAGGCCCTTGCAGTTTTTGGGTTTATACGACACTACCCTTTGCCATGTGACACACATCCCTGCCCATAAG GTGACTGGATCAAAGAATGAAGACCAGGTCCTGAATGCTATTGAAGCCTACACCGAGTTCCGCCCTGAATTAGCCCACAGAGCCATCAATCAACTGTTTGACATCGCCAGGATACAACACTGCATCCAGCTACTCCGAGCATTGCAG CTTGTTATAGCGGCATTGAAGTGCCATAAATACGATAAGAGCATCCAGGTGACGGGTAGCGCTGCGCTCTTTTACCTGACAAACACAGAATACCGCAGCGACCAAAGTGTGCGGCTTCGCCAAGAAGTCATTCAAGTGGTTTTAAACGGAATGGAGCAATACCAGGAGGTCACT GTGCAAAGGAACTGCTGCTTGACTCTGTGCAACTTCAGTATTCCTGAGGAGCTGGAGTTTCAGTATAGTCGGGTCAACCAGCTGCTGCTGAATATCCTGAAGCCGGCAAGGCAGGATGAATCCATCCAGAGAATCGCTGTGCACCTCTGCAATGCTTTAGTCTGCCAGGTTGACAACCACCATAAGGAAGCTGTGGGAAAGATGGGATTTGTTAAG ACAATGTTGAACTTAATAAGGAAGAAACTGCAAGATCGAATG TGTGACCAGGTGATGGAGTTTTCTTGGAGTGCACTGTGGAATATTACTGATGAGACACCAGACAACTGTCAGATGTTCCTGAATTGTGATGGAATGAGTCTCTTTTTGGACTGTCTGAAA GAGTTTCCTGACAAACAGGAGCTGCATCGCAACATGCTGGGGCTACTGGGCAATGTGGCTGAAGTCAAAGCACTACGACCAAAGCTGGTCACACCGCAGTTCATCTCTGTTTTCAG TAATCTACTAGACAGTAAGGCCGATGGGATTGAGGTGTCATACAATGCATGTGGCGTGCTTTCCCACATCATGTTTGATGGACCAGAGCTTTGGTCGATGGAAGAGCCATTAAGAGACACGGTGATGGACAAGATGTGGGATGCGATCCAGAGCTGGGACGTCAGCTCACGTCGCAACATCAACTATAG GTCATTCGAACCCATCTTGCGACTTCTGCCTCAAAGTATCGCTCCTGTTAGTCAACACTGGGCTACATGGGCTCTGTACAACCTGGTGTCAGTTTACC CAAGCAAGTACTGCCCCCTGCTCATAAAGGAAGGAGGAATTAGCCTTCTGGAGAGAGTATTAGAGTTGGAAAGTTCGCAGCCTGAGACTAAGGACATGGCCCA
- the tbc1d13 gene encoding TBC1 domain family member 13 isoform X2, whose amino-acid sequence MSVAYKNRIQDFKVALTEENINLKTLRELCFNGIPFEGGIRALCWKILLNYLPLDQTRWDSFLTKEREVYSHFLKEMIIQPGIAKANLGLSREDVTMEDHPLNPNPESRWNTYFKDNEILLQIDKDVRRLYPDMAFFQRPTDYPCQLILDPQNDYETLRRRVEQTTLKAQTVNRNRSGVTNVSSPGRSLNLYPSNEYEVLPNGSEAHWEVVERILFIYAKLNPGIAYVQGMNEIVGPIYYTFATDPNSQWKEHAEADTFFCFTNLMSENRDNFIKSLDDSQCGITYKMESVYSMLKEKDLELYLKLLEQNIKPQYFTFRWLTLLLSQEFLLPDVIRIWDSLFSDQDRFHFLILVCCAMLILIRANLLAGDFTANMRLLQDYPISDVHTILTKAKELQDNS is encoded by the exons ATGTCCGTTGCATACAAAAACAG AATACAGGACTTCAAGGTAGCTTTGACAGAAGAAAACATAAACTTGAAAACACTAAGAGAGCTGTGCTTCAATG GAATTCCATTTGAAGGAGGCATACGGGCACTTTGCTGGAAG ATTCTTCTGAATTACCTTCCTCTTGATCAGACACGATGGGATTCCTTCCTCACAAAGGAAAG GGAGGTGTATTCCCACTTTCTGAAAGAAATGATCATCCAACCTGGCATTGCCAAAGCCAACTTGGGCCTATCCAGAGAAGACGTTACTATGGAAGACCAC ccTCTGAATCCAAATCCAGAGAGCAGGTGGAACACATACTTCAAAGATAATGAAATTCTACTTCAGATTGATAAGGATGTAAG GAGGCTGTATCCAGACATGGCCTTTTTTCAGCGTCCTACGGATTACCCTTGCCAACTTATCTTGGACCCTCAGAATGATTATGAGACATTGCGTCGGAGAGTGGAACAAACCACCTTGAAAGCACAAACTGTGAATCGTAACCGCAGTGGAGTAACCAAT GTCAGCTCCCCTGGAAGGTCTTTGAACCTGTATCCGTCGAATGAATACGAGGTGTTGCCCAATGGTAGTGAAGCACATTGGGAAGTGGTGGAGCGCATCCTCTTCATCTATGCCAAACTCAATCCTGGGATTGCTTATGTTCAGGGCATGAATGAAATTGTTGGTCCAATTTACTATACCTTTGCCACAGACCCCAACAGCCAATGGAAAG agCATGCAGAAGCAGATACATTCTTCTGTTTTACCAACCTAATGTCAGAAAACAGAGATAATTTCATCAAGAGCCTGGATGATTCCCAGTGTGGCATTACATACAAGATGGAGAGTGTGTACTCTATGCTCAAAGAAAAAGACCTGGAGCTCTATCTCAAGCTG CTAGAACAGAATATCAAGCCTCAGTACTTCACCTTCCGGTGGCTGACCCTGTTGTTATCACAGGAGTTCCTCCTGCCAGATGTCATCCGCATTTGGGATAGTCTGTTTTCCGACCAGGACCGCTTCCACTTCCTCATCCTGGTCTGCTGTGCCATGCTCAT actgATCCGGGCTAACCTCCTGGCAGGAGACTTCACAGCGAATATGAGATTATTACAG GATTACCCCATCTCAGATGTCCACACCATTCTGACTAAGGCCAAAGAGCTGCAAGACAACTCCTAA